The following are encoded in a window of Cycloclasticus pugetii PS-1 genomic DNA:
- a CDS encoding HlyD family secretion protein, translating into MSNKASHKPSLKWPVRVRILQALVVTVVIGLAAWLWWLAQAKGLPEGFAAGNGRIEAVEIDVAAKTAGRVKDILANEGDFVQAGQQLARMDVAVLEAQLREEEAQLRRALIGIETAQSHVTQREAEKRANEALIAQRKAELDAAKKRLIRSQELVLKGAGPVSQQDDDRAAFQAAKAAVSAAEAQAAAAQAAIGRAKSDVIGAEASVEAVRAGIQRIQADIEDSVLKSPRDGRIQYRVAQPGEVLSPGGVVLNMVDLADVYMTFFLPTEQAGRVALGAEARLVLDAALQYVVPAKISFVADVAQFTPKAVETEEERQKLMFRIKAQIDPQLLRKHLYQVKTGLPGMAYVRLDSQAGWPPELQVKLPK; encoded by the coding sequence ATGAGTAATAAGGCCAGCCATAAACCAAGCTTGAAATGGCCCGTAAGAGTAAGAATTTTGCAGGCCCTTGTTGTTACGGTTGTTATTGGCCTAGCTGCTTGGCTGTGGTGGCTTGCACAAGCAAAGGGTTTGCCAGAAGGTTTTGCTGCAGGTAATGGGCGGATCGAAGCGGTAGAGATAGACGTTGCGGCTAAGACCGCAGGTCGGGTCAAGGATATTTTGGCTAACGAAGGTGATTTTGTCCAAGCTGGGCAGCAACTGGCAAGGATGGATGTGGCGGTTCTAGAGGCGCAACTGCGCGAGGAAGAAGCGCAACTGAGACGTGCACTTATCGGCATTGAAACCGCACAAAGCCACGTAACCCAGCGTGAAGCTGAGAAGCGGGCAAACGAAGCATTGATTGCTCAGAGGAAGGCTGAGCTTGATGCCGCGAAGAAACGCCTTATCCGTTCGCAAGAGTTAGTATTGAAAGGGGCTGGGCCTGTATCACAGCAAGATGATGACCGCGCCGCTTTTCAGGCCGCGAAGGCCGCCGTAAGTGCTGCTGAGGCTCAGGCGGCTGCCGCACAAGCTGCTATAGGACGAGCTAAATCTGATGTTATTGGAGCAGAAGCTTCTGTGGAAGCGGTACGAGCGGGCATCCAGCGCATTCAAGCAGATATCGAAGACAGCGTCCTGAAGTCGCCGCGTGATGGCCGTATCCAATACCGTGTTGCACAGCCGGGCGAGGTGCTTTCTCCGGGGGGCGTGGTGCTGAACATGGTCGATCTAGCAGATGTTTATATGACTTTCTTTTTACCGACCGAGCAAGCTGGACGTGTCGCTTTAGGTGCCGAGGCTAGGCTCGTACTAGATGCAGCTTTGCAATATGTTGTTCCAGCCAAGATTTCCTTTGTTGCCGATGTGGCGCAGTTCACTCCCAAGGCAGTAGAAACGGAAGAAGAGCGTCAGAAGCTAATGTTCAGAATTAAGGCGCAGATTGACCCGCAACTGCTCAGGAAACATCTTTACCAAGTCAAAACCGGCCTTCCCGGTATGGCTTATGTACGGCTCGATTCGCAGGCAGGCTGGCCCCCTGAGCTGCAAGTCAAGCTGCCAAAATGA
- the rbbA gene encoding ribosome-associated ATPase/putative transporter RbbA, with amino-acid sequence MNQNNSEKTNKHDQLAMPVARLQAVTLRYKKAHALDGINLDIPAGCMAGLIGPDGVGKSSLLAQIAGARAVQDGKVEVLSGDMANARHRRSVGPRVAYMPQGLGRNLYATLSVRENLDFFGRLFGHDGDERARRIEALTEATGLKSFLDRAAGKLSGGMKQKLGLCCALIHDPDLLILDEPTTGVDPLSRRQFWELIDRIRFSRPGMSVLVATAYMEEAARFDWLAAMYGGQVLACDSPEGLLQGQGVDSLEAAFIQLLPEDKRRNYRAVDIPPRLKDGADTAIEAQDLTMRFGDFNAVDHVNLRVPRGEIFGFLGSNGCGKTTTMKMLTGLLPPSEGRAWLFGQEVDPHDLATRRRVGYMSQFFSLYTELTVRQNLALHARLFHVPAADISRRVEDMIERFDLATVVDSLPGGLPVGLRQRLSLAVAMIHKPEMLILDEPTSGVDPVARDAFWRMLVELSRDDGVTIFISTHFMNEAERCDRISLMHAGQVLVTDTPDALIRQRGVETLEEAFVAHLEEASETGIAEKQADERASLDSINASTAHVESKGWRRWFDSRRMISYARREGLELRRDPIRLTLALVGSVILMFVMGYGISLDVEDLTFAVLDRDQTTMSRDYTLNLAGSRYFIEQAPITNVADLDRRMREGDISLAIEIPQGFARDIARGRQVEIGAWIDGAMPSRGETTRGYVQGIHAQWLATKAREAGYAEALAGLVNIETRFRYNPDVKSLVAMVPAVIPLLLMLIPAMLAALSVVREKELGSITNFYVTPTTRLEFLLGKQLPYVMLSFLSFLLLTLLAVTVFGVPLKGSFLTLAIGALLYVGCATAVGLLISTFMRSQIAAIFGTAVLTILPAANFSGMIDPVSSLEGMGRMIGEVYPTTHFLTIARGTFSKALNFSDLHASFLPLVLAVPVLIGLSAVMLKKQER; translated from the coding sequence ATGAATCAAAATAACAGCGAAAAGACGAATAAGCACGATCAGTTAGCTATGCCGGTTGCCCGCTTGCAAGCCGTCACCTTACGATACAAGAAGGCGCATGCGCTTGACGGCATTAACCTTGATATTCCAGCCGGTTGTATGGCTGGGTTGATTGGCCCAGATGGAGTTGGTAAATCGAGCTTGTTGGCGCAGATTGCCGGCGCTCGCGCAGTTCAAGATGGTAAGGTCGAGGTACTTAGCGGTGATATGGCGAATGCGCGCCACCGACGCAGCGTGGGGCCGCGGGTTGCTTATATGCCACAGGGCCTAGGGCGCAACCTCTATGCGACACTGTCAGTACGTGAGAACCTCGACTTCTTTGGTCGTCTGTTTGGGCATGACGGTGACGAAAGGGCGCGTCGAATCGAGGCGTTAACCGAAGCCACAGGGTTAAAGTCGTTTCTCGATAGAGCGGCAGGTAAACTTTCAGGTGGAATGAAGCAGAAGTTAGGCCTTTGTTGTGCATTGATTCACGACCCAGATCTCCTGATTCTTGACGAGCCGACTACCGGTGTCGATCCGCTCTCACGACGCCAGTTCTGGGAGTTGATTGACAGAATCCGTTTCTCTCGCCCCGGCATGAGTGTGCTAGTGGCAACCGCCTATATGGAGGAGGCAGCTCGCTTCGACTGGCTAGCCGCGATGTATGGTGGCCAGGTATTGGCTTGTGATAGCCCCGAAGGCTTGTTACAGGGTCAAGGAGTGGATTCGTTAGAGGCGGCCTTTATCCAGTTGTTGCCAGAAGACAAACGACGAAACTATCGTGCTGTGGACATACCTCCGCGACTGAAAGATGGTGCGGATACTGCGATTGAGGCGCAAGATTTGACCATGCGATTTGGTGACTTTAATGCGGTAGACCATGTCAACCTGCGTGTCCCACGAGGTGAGATTTTCGGCTTCCTAGGTTCGAATGGTTGCGGCAAGACCACGACCATGAAGATGTTGACAGGTCTTTTACCGCCGAGCGAAGGCCGGGCTTGGCTGTTTGGACAGGAGGTGGACCCACACGATCTTGCAACGCGCCGCCGCGTTGGTTATATGTCACAGTTCTTTTCGCTGTACACGGAGCTGACGGTACGACAGAACTTAGCGCTGCATGCCCGGCTGTTTCATGTGCCCGCCGCTGATATTTCGCGACGTGTGGAAGACATGATTGAGCGTTTTGACCTAGCCACCGTAGTGGATAGTTTGCCGGGTGGATTGCCTGTTGGTCTTAGGCAACGTTTATCGCTAGCGGTGGCGATGATCCACAAGCCAGAAATGTTAATCCTCGATGAGCCGACTTCGGGCGTCGACCCAGTTGCGCGCGATGCTTTTTGGCGTATGTTGGTTGAGCTGTCGCGTGATGATGGTGTGACTATTTTTATTTCTACCCATTTTATGAACGAAGCTGAACGTTGTGACCGTATTTCGCTGATGCATGCAGGTCAGGTGCTGGTAACTGACACGCCTGATGCTTTGATCAGGCAGCGGGGAGTGGAGACATTGGAAGAGGCGTTTGTGGCGCATTTAGAAGAAGCATCGGAGACAGGAATTGCTGAAAAACAAGCAGATGAGAGAGCGTCGCTCGATTCAATAAATGCCTCGACAGCTCACGTTGAGTCGAAGGGTTGGCGGCGCTGGTTCGACTCTCGACGGATGATCAGTTATGCCCGACGAGAAGGGTTGGAGCTGCGCCGTGATCCGATACGGCTGACCTTAGCATTGGTCGGTAGCGTGATATTAATGTTCGTGATGGGCTACGGCATCAGCCTAGACGTGGAGGACCTTACGTTTGCGGTGCTAGATCGAGACCAGACGACCATGAGTCGCGACTATACACTTAATCTTGCCGGCTCACGCTACTTCATTGAGCAAGCCCCCATTACCAATGTTGCCGATTTGGATCGGCGAATGCGCGAAGGCGATATCAGTTTGGCCATTGAAATTCCGCAGGGCTTCGCGCGCGACATCGCCAGGGGGCGACAGGTCGAGATTGGTGCCTGGATTGATGGCGCGATGCCATCACGAGGTGAGACTACTCGAGGTTATGTGCAAGGGATTCATGCCCAGTGGCTCGCGACCAAGGCGCGTGAAGCCGGCTACGCTGAGGCTTTGGCAGGTCTCGTTAATATTGAGACTCGGTTCCGTTATAACCCAGATGTTAAAAGCCTAGTTGCTATGGTGCCGGCTGTTATTCCGCTTTTGTTGATGTTGATTCCGGCGATGCTCGCGGCGCTCAGCGTGGTCCGGGAGAAGGAGCTTGGCTCGATTACCAATTTTTATGTTACCCCAACAACGCGGCTCGAATTTCTGCTGGGTAAGCAGCTGCCTTATGTGATGCTATCTTTTTTGAGTTTTTTATTGCTGACACTGCTTGCGGTGACTGTTTTCGGTGTGCCGCTGAAGGGTAGCTTTCTGACCTTAGCAATAGGGGCATTGCTTTATGTTGGTTGCGCAACTGCGGTGGGTTTGCTGATCTCTACTTTCATGCGCAGCCAGATTGCGGCAATCTTCGGTACTGCGGTATTGACGATCCTGCCAGCAGCCAATTTCTCGGGCATGATTGATCCAGTGTCGTCTTTAGAAGGAATGGGGCGGATGATTGGTGAGGTTTACCCAACGACTCATTTTTTAACAATCGCACGGGGTACTTTCTCAAAGGCGTTGAACTTTTCCGACCTGCATGCGTCTTTCCTTCCGTTGGTATTGGCTGTGCCGGTGTTGATCGGCTTGTCTGCCGTAATGCTTAAGAAGCAGGAGCGGTAG
- a CDS encoding ABC transporter permease, whose translation MRLANIFHIGVKELRSVVRDPIMLVLIVYAFTVSVYTAATAMPESLNKAPIAVVNEDRSPLSWRIVSAFYPPYFVPPDVIDQAQMDARMDAGLDTFALDIPPNFQRDVLAGRRPTIQLNVDATRMSQAFTGSRYIQTIVADEVQTFAQRYREVPELPVDLALRARFNPQLNKSWFGAIMQVINNVTMLSIVLTGAALIREREHGTVEHLLVMPVTPFEIMTSKVWAMGLVVLVATAFALTAVVQGWLSVPIQGSLGLFLVGAALHLFATTSMGIFLGTVARSMPQFALLLMLVLLPLQMLSGGSTPRESMPELVQLVMFAAPNTHFVMLAQAILYRGAGFAAVWPQFLAITAIGVVLFSLSLSRFRRTISSMA comes from the coding sequence ATGCGTCTTGCTAATATTTTCCACATTGGTGTTAAGGAGTTGCGCAGTGTCGTGCGTGATCCGATTATGCTTGTGTTGATCGTTTATGCCTTTACCGTTTCAGTTTACACGGCCGCTACGGCCATGCCAGAGAGTCTCAACAAGGCGCCGATTGCGGTTGTAAACGAGGATCGCTCTCCGCTGTCATGGCGTATTGTTAGTGCTTTTTACCCACCGTATTTTGTTCCGCCTGACGTGATTGATCAAGCACAGATGGATGCTCGCATGGATGCTGGCCTTGACACCTTTGCACTGGATATTCCGCCGAACTTTCAACGTGATGTGCTAGCGGGGCGGCGGCCAACGATTCAGCTTAATGTTGATGCCACGCGGATGAGCCAAGCCTTTACCGGTAGCCGATATATACAAACTATCGTTGCTGACGAAGTGCAGACCTTTGCGCAGCGCTACCGTGAGGTTCCGGAGTTGCCGGTTGACTTGGCGCTACGGGCGCGATTCAATCCCCAGCTAAATAAGTCGTGGTTTGGTGCGATTATGCAGGTCATCAACAACGTGACGATGTTGTCTATTGTTCTTACTGGCGCGGCGCTGATTCGCGAACGCGAGCACGGCACCGTCGAGCACCTGCTGGTAATGCCGGTTACGCCTTTTGAGATTATGACCAGCAAGGTCTGGGCGATGGGGCTGGTTGTACTTGTTGCTACCGCCTTTGCATTAACCGCGGTTGTGCAAGGCTGGCTGTCGGTGCCGATTCAAGGCTCACTGGGGTTATTCCTAGTTGGCGCGGCGTTGCATTTGTTTGCGACTACCTCAATGGGTATTTTCCTCGGCACTGTCGCCCGTTCGATGCCACAGTTTGCTCTGCTACTGATGTTGGTGTTACTGCCGTTGCAGATGCTCTCCGGTGGCTCGACGCCGCGCGAGAGCATGCCGGAGCTCGTTCAATTGGTCATGTTTGCTGCACCGAATACACACTTTGTGATGCTTGCTCAGGCGATTCTCTATCGTGGCGCTGGTTTTGCCGCTGTCTGGCCGCAATTTCTTGCCATTACGGCGATCGGAGTCGTGCTGTTTTCACTTTCGCTATCACGCTTTCGGCGTACTATTAGTAGCATGGCATAA
- a CDS encoding diguanylate cyclase domain-containing protein translates to MNQTLLKYKLVLLPLVLVMLLDFALLAINYYVTAQIEVSAKNINIAGRQRMLSQKIIKLASLIHNSSQHQTVPLGDMDKLAKAVALFDETLNAFSEGGTATAASGEVIFIDKLVDEDARERLFDAQYIWRPLHEELSYFLSSQAVSASFSHQMMKDLAKHDEELLSLMNELTISLEEEAKAETFFLRSIQTATVLLIFVCFCIATIRLIRREDYYDNLMEKTTDIVIGVDVKTALTTFVSGSVVELLGFNQQHYLLKPASLFFVKESKAVFSEILEAVDKTGRLPTSRCEVRLLKSDDSILVADIVMQTALSENGKNVEVTAAIRDISERKAAEAILIEQAHKDELTGLPNRIVFYELAEHALSIAQRNKTRLAILYIDLDQFKPINDTYGHGVGDTVLQTTANRIAACIRKSDSVFRIGGDEFIVLLEGQVDDEGVRSLAENIIQSVSNSIMVNGDSCQIGASIGVAFYPDDGADIDVLTQKADKAMYTVKHSGRNNVAFAE, encoded by the coding sequence ATGAATCAAACGCTCCTAAAGTACAAGTTAGTGTTGCTTCCATTAGTGTTGGTCATGCTTTTAGATTTTGCGTTGTTGGCGATTAACTACTATGTTACTGCTCAAATTGAAGTATCTGCTAAGAACATCAATATCGCGGGTCGACAGCGGATGTTATCGCAGAAAATTATAAAGTTAGCGTCCCTTATTCATAATTCATCGCAGCATCAGACAGTTCCTCTGGGTGATATGGATAAACTGGCTAAAGCAGTTGCCTTATTTGATGAAACATTAAATGCTTTTAGTGAAGGTGGTACGGCTACAGCAGCTTCAGGTGAGGTCATATTTATTGACAAGCTGGTTGATGAAGATGCTAGAGAACGCTTATTTGACGCTCAGTATATTTGGCGACCATTGCATGAGGAATTAAGCTATTTTCTATCATCTCAAGCAGTTTCAGCATCATTTTCCCACCAGATGATGAAGGACTTGGCTAAGCATGATGAAGAACTATTGAGCTTGATGAATGAACTAACCATTAGTTTAGAAGAAGAGGCTAAGGCTGAGACATTTTTTTTAAGAAGTATTCAAACAGCGACAGTTTTACTTATTTTTGTTTGCTTTTGTATTGCTACAATAAGACTTATTCGTAGAGAAGACTATTACGATAATCTGATGGAAAAAACGACAGATATTGTGATTGGGGTTGATGTTAAAACAGCGCTGACCACTTTTGTTAGTGGGTCTGTGGTTGAATTACTTGGCTTCAACCAACAACATTACCTTTTAAAGCCAGCGAGTTTGTTTTTTGTAAAAGAATCGAAAGCTGTTTTTTCGGAAATATTGGAGGCAGTTGATAAGACAGGCCGTTTACCTACTAGTCGGTGTGAGGTGCGATTGCTAAAAAGTGATGATAGTATTTTAGTCGCAGACATTGTGATGCAAACCGCGTTGAGTGAGAACGGCAAAAATGTAGAAGTTACGGCTGCCATTAGAGATATATCGGAAAGGAAAGCAGCTGAAGCCATTCTTATTGAGCAAGCACATAAAGACGAGTTAACGGGATTGCCCAATCGTATTGTGTTTTATGAGTTGGCGGAACATGCGCTTAGTATTGCGCAAAGAAATAAAACGAGACTGGCGATACTGTATATCGATTTAGATCAATTTAAACCTATTAACGATACCTATGGGCACGGTGTTGGCGATACGGTGTTGCAAACAACGGCGAATCGAATTGCTGCTTGCATTAGGAAATCTGACAGTGTTTTTCGTATTGGTGGCGATGAATTTATTGTGTTACTTGAAGGGCAAGTGGATGATGAGGGGGTAAGGAGTCTTGCCGAGAATATTATTCAATCAGTTTCTAACAGCATAATGGTCAACGGTGATAGTTGTCAGATTGGTGCCAGTATTGGCGTTGCATTTTATCCAGACGATGGCGCAGATATTGATGTGTTAACACAAAAGGCAGATAAAGCGATGTATACAGTGAAACATTCAGGACGAAACAATGTGGCCTTTGCTGAATAA
- the tadA gene encoding tRNA adenosine(34) deaminase TadA has protein sequence MLMNDEAWMRRAINLAHKAEEVGEVPVGAIIVKDNECISEGYNLPIKNNDPTAHAEIVAIRDAGLQLDNYRLVDTTLFVTLEPCVMCLGAIQHARIKRIVFGALDEKRGAVCSALSLTKASYANHHVEWTGGVLAKECSELLSAFFKKRRK, from the coding sequence ATGCTTATGAATGATGAGGCTTGGATGCGCAGAGCGATCAATTTAGCGCATAAAGCAGAAGAAGTTGGTGAAGTACCTGTCGGTGCAATTATCGTCAAAGATAATGAGTGTATTTCTGAAGGTTATAACCTGCCTATAAAGAATAATGACCCAACTGCACATGCTGAAATAGTGGCTATTCGTGACGCTGGTCTGCAACTTGATAATTACCGCCTTGTTGATACAACCCTTTTTGTCACTCTTGAACCTTGCGTGATGTGTTTGGGGGCTATTCAACATGCGCGAATTAAACGCATTGTGTTTGGTGCGTTAGATGAAAAAAGGGGGGCTGTTTGTAGTGCGCTATCACTCACTAAAGCTAGTTATGCAAACCATCATGTTGAATGGACAGGGGGCGTGCTGGCGAAGGAGTGTTCTGAGTTATTAAGCGCTTTTTTTAAAAAAAGGCGTAAATGA
- a CDS encoding alpha/beta hydrolase, whose translation MAKYSEKRWLANDGMPMHAVRWQPDVEPIMTVCLIHGLGEHSGRYKDMVEYYTSCGVEIVSFDLRGHGKSGGQRGHSADFQQMIRDIKCFIDEVSNIDVAKPWFIYGHSLGATLSIQYALSHPIGFKGVVLSSPLFKPAFEPAKWKLLLGRLVQTGWPTLSLSNEINEVALCRDKEILKSRAEDSLIHHRISARLGIQMLSEGEQLLRKASEVDFPVLLMHGDADAITSHTASTIFSERVGQQCRLKIWQGFYHELHHEPEKEKVFEYGLNWMKRELQRL comes from the coding sequence ATGGCAAAATACAGTGAAAAGAGGTGGCTTGCTAACGATGGAATGCCTATGCATGCCGTTAGGTGGCAGCCTGATGTTGAGCCGATAATGACGGTGTGTTTAATTCATGGTTTGGGCGAGCATAGTGGTCGCTACAAAGACATGGTTGAATACTATACATCCTGTGGTGTTGAGATTGTTTCGTTTGATTTGCGAGGGCATGGAAAGTCTGGTGGTCAACGTGGTCATAGTGCTGATTTTCAACAAATGATACGGGATATTAAGTGTTTTATAGATGAAGTATCAAATATTGACGTTGCCAAGCCCTGGTTTATCTACGGTCACAGCTTGGGTGCAACACTGAGCATTCAATATGCGCTGTCACATCCAATTGGTTTCAAAGGCGTCGTGTTGAGTTCACCCTTGTTTAAACCTGCATTTGAGCCAGCTAAATGGAAATTACTATTGGGTCGACTTGTGCAAACAGGGTGGCCAACTTTATCGTTATCGAACGAGATAAACGAAGTCGCCTTATGTCGGGATAAAGAGATATTGAAAAGCCGAGCGGAAGATTCTTTAATTCATCACCGGATTTCAGCTAGATTAGGCATTCAAATGCTAAGTGAGGGCGAGCAACTGTTACGAAAAGCCTCAGAAGTGGACTTTCCAGTCTTGTTGATGCACGGTGATGCTGATGCGATCACAAGTCATACAGCGAGTACCATATTTTCTGAGCGCGTCGGTCAGCAATGCCGTTTGAAGATCTGGCAAGGTTTTTATCATGAACTTCATCATGAACCAGAGAAAGAAAAGGTTTTTGAGTACGGTTTAAATTGGATGAAAAGAGAGTTACAGCGCTTGTAA
- the mltF gene encoding membrane-bound lytic murein transglycosylase MltF, which produces MLSPSRIKYVFIFLAVSVLSGCTPAPSSLEKVLNRGELVVLTRIDPSTYLIDEAGTHGFEYELTSLFAEKLGVNIRFIIAKEFQQLVQLSTEDEADFVAAGLSITPDRKKRLHFTPPYYEVTQQLVYHYRTRRPKSVAKLSGSFIEVIANTSHAENLRSIQKTHKNLSWIESTDSTVLELVSLVNDHILDYTVVDSNQFQLIRGQFPNLNVAFDISKPEKIAWAFPLGEDHSLYNEAVKFLAELKSTGVLEQLQDKHFGYSKQLDYVGICTFWHHADTRLPKLIKSFHLAAKKYNLDWKLLAAVAYQESHWNKHAVSPTGVRGIMMLTKATAKQMNVTNRLDPEQSIEGGAHYLSTRIKKIPKRIEEPDRTWMALAAYNIGFGHLEDARILTQQQGGDPDKWIDVKQRLPLLAEKEWYQKTKYGYARGKEPVTYIDNVRQYIKMLKKLEPNSLSDEQNKIDTDATLNIELQAL; this is translated from the coding sequence ATGCTTAGCCCCTCACGCATAAAATACGTTTTTATTTTTCTTGCTGTGTCTGTACTTTCAGGCTGCACACCAGCGCCTTCATCATTAGAAAAAGTACTTAACCGTGGAGAGCTTGTTGTTCTGACGCGAATAGATCCATCAACGTATCTCATTGACGAAGCCGGAACCCATGGTTTTGAGTATGAATTAACATCACTGTTTGCGGAAAAGCTCGGTGTTAATATACGCTTCATTATTGCAAAAGAATTTCAACAATTGGTGCAATTATCAACTGAGGATGAGGCTGATTTTGTAGCTGCTGGACTAAGTATCACCCCAGACAGAAAAAAACGCTTACATTTCACGCCGCCTTATTACGAAGTCACGCAACAGCTTGTATATCATTATCGAACGCGTCGCCCTAAGTCCGTGGCGAAACTGAGCGGTTCTTTTATAGAAGTTATTGCCAACACCAGTCATGCCGAAAACTTACGTAGCATTCAAAAAACACATAAAAACCTGTCTTGGATAGAAAGCACCGATTCAACTGTTCTAGAGTTAGTTTCTCTAGTGAACGATCATATACTTGACTACACCGTCGTCGACTCCAATCAATTTCAACTCATTCGCGGTCAATTTCCCAACTTAAACGTTGCTTTTGATATTTCAAAACCTGAAAAAATAGCGTGGGCTTTTCCTCTTGGTGAAGACCACAGCTTATATAATGAAGCGGTTAAATTTCTCGCAGAACTTAAATCCACCGGTGTCTTAGAGCAGCTACAAGACAAGCACTTCGGCTATTCTAAACAATTAGATTACGTTGGAATTTGTACCTTCTGGCACCATGCTGACACTCGGCTCCCTAAGCTCATTAAGTCTTTTCATTTAGCTGCAAAAAAATATAATCTTGACTGGAAATTACTAGCGGCTGTTGCCTATCAAGAGTCTCACTGGAACAAACACGCTGTTTCGCCAACGGGTGTTCGCGGCATTATGATGCTGACGAAAGCCACTGCCAAACAAATGAACGTAACTAATCGATTAGACCCCGAGCAAAGCATTGAAGGCGGCGCACATTATTTATCAACTCGAATAAAAAAAATCCCTAAACGGATCGAAGAACCCGACAGAACATGGATGGCCTTGGCCGCTTATAATATTGGTTTTGGCCACTTAGAAGATGCGCGCATATTGACCCAACAACAAGGCGGCGACCCAGACAAATGGATTGATGTAAAACAGCGACTACCACTACTTGCTGAAAAGGAGTGGTATCAAAAAACAAAATACGGCTACGCACGTGGTAAAGAACCCGTCACCTATATTGATAATGTTCGCCAATATATCAAAATGCTTAAAAAACTTGAGCCTAACTCATTAAGTGATGAACAAAACAAAATTGATACCGACGCCACACTAAATATCGAGTTACAAGCGCTGTAA
- the fba gene encoding class II fructose-bisphosphate aldolase (catalyzes the reversible aldol condensation of dihydroxyacetonephosphate and glyceraldehyde 3-phosphate in the Calvin cycle, glycolysis, and/or gluconeogenesis), which yields MALISLRQLLDHAAENNYGVPAFNANNMEQVHAVMQAADATNSPVIIQGSAGARKYAGSAFLKHLILAAVEQYPHIPVVFHQDHGTSPAICQRSIQLGFTSVMMDGSLEADGKTPSSYEYNVEVTRKTVEMSHACGVSVEGELGCLGSLETGEAGEEDGVGASGVLTHEQMLTDPEEAADFVKKTGVDALAIAIGTSHGAYKFTKPPTGDTLAIQRIKEIHARLPNTHLVMHGSSSVPQDWLKIVNDFGGDLGETYGVPVNEIQQGIKYGVRKVNIDTDLRLASTGSIRRHLAENPKNFDPRKFLAVSTDAMQRICEDRMDAFGTSGQASSIKPINLEEMVLRYDSGELNQVVK from the coding sequence ATGGCTTTAATTTCTCTACGCCAACTACTCGACCACGCTGCTGAAAACAACTACGGCGTACCAGCTTTTAATGCCAATAACATGGAACAGGTTCATGCTGTTATGCAAGCAGCAGACGCAACTAATAGTCCTGTTATTATTCAAGGTTCTGCCGGGGCAAGAAAATATGCTGGTTCAGCATTTCTAAAACACCTAATTCTCGCTGCGGTTGAACAGTACCCACACATTCCTGTGGTTTTTCACCAAGATCACGGCACCAGTCCTGCCATCTGCCAACGGTCTATTCAGTTAGGTTTTACCTCTGTCATGATGGATGGTTCTTTAGAAGCTGACGGCAAAACACCCAGTAGTTATGAATATAATGTTGAGGTTACTAGGAAAACAGTTGAAATGTCGCACGCTTGTGGTGTGTCTGTTGAAGGTGAGCTCGGTTGTCTCGGTTCTCTTGAAACTGGTGAAGCAGGTGAAGAAGATGGAGTTGGCGCCTCTGGCGTTTTAACACACGAACAAATGCTAACCGACCCTGAGGAAGCTGCTGATTTTGTTAAAAAAACGGGGGTTGATGCATTAGCTATCGCCATTGGCACCAGTCATGGTGCCTATAAGTTTACCAAACCCCCAACTGGCGATACTTTAGCTATTCAACGCATAAAAGAGATCCACGCAAGACTGCCTAATACTCACCTTGTAATGCATGGTTCTTCATCGGTTCCTCAAGATTGGCTAAAAATTGTCAATGATTTTGGCGGCGACCTTGGTGAAACCTATGGCGTACCAGTTAATGAAATCCAACAGGGCATCAAGTATGGTGTACGAAAAGTGAATATCGACACCGATTTACGCTTAGCTAGTACTGGTTCTATCAGGCGGCACTTAGCAGAAAACCCCAAAAACTTTGACCCTAGAAAGTTCCTAGCTGTATCAACCGACGCAATGCAACGTATATGCGAAGATCGTATGGACGCGTTTGGAACATCTGGACAGGCAAGCAGTATTAAACCCATTAACCTAGAAGAAATGGTACTTCGTTACGACTCTGGCGAACTCAACCAAGTAGTTAAGTAA
- a CDS encoding phasin family protein yields the protein MNDFNAFAAPITKLIELNKTHFKKMAAAQQEAAKNYAELAEARIKAATNINNPEALNAFAKEQVELAQSSLEKFVADSKSLFEDTKAYNEQVLNIVKESAAALTPKK from the coding sequence ATGAACGACTTTAATGCTTTTGCAGCCCCTATCACTAAATTAATTGAATTAAACAAAACTCATTTCAAAAAAATGGCCGCGGCACAACAAGAAGCTGCTAAAAACTATGCCGAATTAGCTGAAGCCCGCATCAAAGCAGCAACTAACATTAATAATCCTGAGGCACTTAATGCTTTTGCCAAAGAGCAAGTCGAACTCGCTCAATCAAGCCTTGAAAAATTTGTTGCTGATAGCAAATCTTTATTCGAAGACACGAAAGCTTATAACGAGCAAGTACTTAACATTGTTAAAGAAAGCGCAGCGGCTCTAACACCAAAAAAATAA